Proteins co-encoded in one Anabas testudineus chromosome 8, fAnaTes1.2, whole genome shotgun sequence genomic window:
- the LOC113158876 gene encoding STIP1 homology and U box-containing protein 1-like, translated as MSESPEKNTSVSAQELKEQGNRLFLNRKYLEASGCYSKAITYSPSVPAYYTNRALCYVKLQQYDKALADCRHALELDSQSVKAHFFMGQCHLEMENYDEAIGNLQKAYNLAKEQRLNFGDDIPSALRIAKKKRWNSMEDRRINQESELHAYLTRLILAEKKRELEGCRQKQEDNKSDDSRTQHKLNEIHSKHDKYLSDMEELFCQVDEKRKKREIPDYLCGKISFELMREPCITPSGVTYDRKDIEEHLQRVGHFDPVTRTPLTQDQLIPNLAMKEVIDAFILENGWVEDY; from the exons GTGTCGGCTCAGGAGCTGAAGGAGCAGGGCAACCGCCTTTTTCTGAACCGCAAGTACCTGGAGGCCTCTGGCTGCTACAGCAAAGCCATA ACTTACAGCCCCTCTGTCCCAGCGTACTACACTAACAGAGCACTGTGCTACGTGAAGCTGCAGCAGTACGACAAAGCTCTGGCAGACTGCAGACATGCTCTGGAGCTGGATAGCCAGTCAGTCAAAGCTCACTTCTTCATGGGCCAGTGTCACCTGGAGATGGAAAACTATGATGAAGCCATTGGCAATCTGCAGAAAG cttatAACCTTGCAAAGGAGCAGCGGCTGAACTTTGGTGACGACATCCCCAGTGCTCTGAGGATAGCTAAGAAGAAGCGTTGGAACAGCATGGAGGACAGGAGGATCAACCAAGAGAGTGAGCTGCATGCGTACCTCACCAGATTGATTCTTGCTGAGAAAAAGAG AGAACTGGAgggctgcagacagaaacaagagGACAACAAGTCCGATGACAGCAGAACTCAGCACAAACTCAATGAGATCCACTCAAAGCAT GACAAGTATCTTTCAGACATGGAGGAGCTGTTCTGTCAAGTAGATGAGAAGAGGAAG AAGCGTGAAATCCCAGATTACCTGTGTGGAAAGATCAGCTTTGAATTGATGAGAGAGCCGTGTATCACTCCCAGTGGCGTCACGTATGACAGGAAAGACATTGAAGAGCACCTACAG CGCGTCGGCCATTTTGACCCAGTGACGCGCACTCCACTGACCCAAGATCAACTCATTCCTAACCTGGCCATGAAGGAAGTCATcgatgcttttattttggagaatGGCTGGGTGGAGGACTACTGA